AAAGAGTTTGACGGAGGCAGGGACACCAAAGACATCAAGAGGAACACTTGAAACTCCAAGGCATGGAGACTACGGGTTCTGTGGGTACATCCATGGCGGTTTGGCTGTGGTAGGTGTAATggcttgtttccgagctgtggGAAGCTCTCCCTCTGGGGAAGGAACTAGAGAATGTGGTGGATGGAAGCGCTACAAAGTGTATTGAcgggaaatgggaatagggaGGTGGAGTGTGCGAGAACGGTGGAGACAGAGTGGAGAGCGTGGGTCGGGGTGTGGACTGCAGCGTGGGCATACACTGAATGCGTTGTACATGGAACAATCAGCGTGGTTTGTAGTTTCGGGACATCTGCTGTAATTCGACAGAACACTTCTGACTGTAGCATTTGCTTCCAGGTCAGATCACCCATAGTCAACCCGCAAATTCCCTGATCAGCATGACATAAAACATTACAATGGAAATCCGCACGATAAGCCACCCGGGTTGCTCACTCCCCACTGTTATCTATCCTGACGTGCAGTCTGTCCCTCCGCTGTACACCCTACTTTAAACAGTCCGCACTGCACCTTCCCCCTGCACCTTCATCCCGTCCGCGGCTTGGCCCGGCCCAGTCCCAACTGCAccgtcaccctgcccagtccccactggcACTTGACCCTGCCCAATCACAACGATACTTTCACCCTGCCCATTCCCCAcattaacctcaccctgccccgtccccactgccccttcaccctgcccGGTACCCACTTCCCAAACGCGACTGCACCTTGACGCTGCCGAGTCTCCACTGCGCTTTcaacctgcccagtccccaccgcACCGTAattctgcccagtccccactgcccGCTGACCATGCCCAGTGACCACTACACCATCATCCTGCCCAGCTCCCAATGCcccttcaccctgccccatccccactggcCAGTCACCCAGCCAATTCCCCACTTTCACCACATCCTGCCCATTCCACACTGCAACTTCACCCTGCCCATTCCCCACTATAaactcaccctgaccagtccccgTTGTAACCTCAcgctgcccagtccccactgtaccttcaccctgcccagtccccactgccgGTTGACCCTGCCCAATCACAATGTTGGGTATTGACCTTGAAGTGATGCCTTTCTTTTATGTGGAATGTATGCACGGATCTGCAGGCGGGTCATTCTGATATCGGTGGTAGCAAATTTGCCTGAGGGAATTCAGTGCTACACGACTCATCGGAATTTGGAAAGGTAAACACTGATTATAAATACGGAGCGTGAGTTTGTTCCTGAGAAACTGTGTCTCAAGAATATGATTCAACTTTTCAAATAAATAACCAAGGGAATTAACCTGGGCATGATGGCTGACGTGTACTTTAGCCGTGGCTTTCACAGGGTCCCGCATGGTCGACTGACCTGGAAGGTTATCGCACACAGGATCCAGTTGGGAAGAATTAGATACAAAGTTGTTCCAGTGGTAGGAGTCGGGTGGTGACaggaaattattttaaacaaaatataaatcatagaactgtccatcacaaaccaggccattcggtccacaatgtctgtgtcgaacatgatgccaaggccaactcctaTTTGCCTGAGCTaacacatatccctctattttctgcaaatctatttacgtatccaaatgtctctgaaacaCCACTTTTCGACTTGGCCCAAATACCAACCCAAGCCCCCACCCTGGCAGCGTCCGGGCACTTAGCCTTTGTGTATTAAGAAAATGGCGCTAACACCTTCCTTCAGCTTTGCCCTTCACATTTTAGATCTCTTCCCTCTAATATTTGGTTTTCCTATCCTGGAAATAAGGTTGctattttctatacttctgtTAGGTCGCCCCgcatcctccagcattccagaaacAAACAATCCAATTCTATCCAACCTGTAGCcaataccctctgatccaggcatcattctcgtaaacccttGTACCCTCTCcaagccatcacatccttcctgtaatgtggcgaccagaactcaaGAACGGGGTAGAGAAGCCTTTGAAGATTGCTTTGAAATTAGTGGAAACTTTGCAGGACTGGAAACTGTTGGACGATTTCAAATTGAATTGTTATTGCCCCAGTTACAGACTCTGGTCTTCACAAATTGTGGCGATTGTGTTTTTCGGCCCAATATTTGAaccttttgacaggtacatggataggaagggtttagaaggatctaGACCAAACATGCGCAGGTGGAACAAGAGTAGAtgaggcatgggcaagctgggccgaagagcctgtttacacgCGGAAGGACTCTACCTCTATCTGTGCATTTTGCTCCAATAACGACATTTATCTTTCGGTAAGGAGGACAAACGGTCTATCTAGATTTGCCATTCCCAAAGAGGAATACTGTCAGTCTCTCGGCTACCTTATGATTTACTTTGAGCCTGCAGATTATTCTCCCAAACTGATCCACACACCGCCACTGGCACACTTGTCATCTGCATTGCGAAGTCAATTAGAGCACCCAGCTAAGATACGGAATGATCTCTCGATTGGATTAGGTAACTGGTGCTACGACGGAAAGCATCCGTTCGCGCGGGAACCGACGGAAAGCCCGAGTCAGAGGAGAGGATCCAACCCGGATCCCGAGAGCTGTGCGGGCCGCGTATGTTTTCATTATCTATCTGCTGATATGTCttgtaatttaatttattctggAAACTCAGTAGTAAATGTCACTAGGAAATCCTTTCAGTTCAGAGTATTGTTCGTGATCACCAGATAACATCCTTCGTTCGTTCTTTTGCAGTTAACTTGGtgacgattgtgatcctgtcccgtggaaagtgcggtctctccaaatgcatcactcgctacctggtggcaatGGCAGCGGCCGACCTCATGGTCCTCATCATTGATGTCATAATAAGGTCCATTTTTGTGATGTATTTCCCACTGTCGTTCTTCACCATCACCCCCGTGTGCTCCATCAACTGGGCCCTGGCCTTTGCAGCCACAACAATCTCTCTCTGGTTTACTGTGGGTTTCACGtttgatcggtttgtggccatttgttgtcagaagctgaaaacaaaatattgcaccgagcgAACGGCGAGTGTTGTTATCGGAACCGTAATCGCTCTGAGCTGTTTAATAAACGTACCGTGGTATTTTACATTCGAGTCAGCATATATCAGCGACAATAAACCCCGAGGTTGTGCCTGGACAAAGTCTTTCTTAACTTCGCCTCCATGGACTTCGTTTGAGTTCTTCTACCTGATTGTAACTCCTTGTCTCCCGTTCGTTTTTCTTTTGTTGGTCAATTCACTGACCGCCAGGTACATTCTAGTCTCTGGTAGAGTCCGCAGATTGCTCCGGGGCCGCAACAGTGGAGAGAATGGCaaagacccggagatggagaaccgcaggaagtccatcgttttactcttcagcatatcaggcagttcCATTGCGTTGTGGAGCACAGTGGTTGTTTATGCTGTGTCTGAGCGCGCTTTGGGCGCTGAGTACTTCGCAGACAGTGATCTTCCGACAATTTCGTTGATGCTCCAGGTTCtgagtacctgcaccaacacgtgtatttatGTCCTGACCCAGAGAAATTTCCGAGAGGAGCTGAAGAACGTGGTTAAATACCCCGTGAATTTCATTGTGAAATTAATCATATCATTGAAACATTAGTATTCTCAGTCTAGTTATAAATATAGCAGAACGTTGAACAGATGTACGCATCTTAAACTGACGTTTTCAGGAGGTATCCGGGTGTGCGAATTATGTAACTCAGTAGCAGCCATTTACAACcaacaaatcagcatctgcaactcctttctacacaatatcaTCTCAATCATGTCCAAGTGTAGCAATACTGTTTATTGTAAGTCACGGGATAACAGCGCTCAGTCACATCACCTTGTACGTGAATCACACAGGAAACAGTTGTTCATAGTGACCGGGAATAAACTATTCTAATCACTTCTGATAACTGTCTCcttgttgctgggtggatggaatGGTGCTGGGGACCGGGTTCTCAAAGGGGATATGGAGCGTCTATATATATGAGAATAATTAGAATATATATGGATGCTAATAATGAGAATTGGTAAGGACACGGGTGACACAAACTCATCGCTGCTGAGGTCACCCTTCTCTCAGGGGAGGACGCAGTGGTGATCGGCTCTCCCTCAGGTAGTGGGAAACAACGATTCCTCATTCCGCAACGTTCGGCGACGTTGAGATTGATCTGTGTGGAGAATCTGTGATTTGTGAAATGATCGTTTCAAGTTTACCCCCTTCGATACCGGTGAACAAACTGGCTCCGTGACTGGCGACAATGACCCGAATGCATTgagccacccccccccaccccctcccacccccaccccgaggGGATGGTGACGCGGTCCGCCTAAAATGTAAgacagaataatgtcaagatgcccttgtagtgtgtttgacttgtattatccGTCTGTTGTTGAATAAAGTTGACACGAACAAAATTAATGTTATGACTAATTAAATAATTGGTTCCCATTTAGTAGATAGCATATTTTCGGAAAGTTGTAtcttacaaaaaacaaaagttgtttagtGCACACTATAACTGTCGGCTaaatctgctgtgaagtcagagaactggtgggcagtttactgccgccatctctccatgatatcgtaCAATATAGTCTCGAAGCAAACCTGCAAAGTCTCCGATTTTTATTTTCGTTTAATTCCctcaaaattaatttcttccacagaatTTGACGTCGTCGGCAGGATCCCAAATGTAACGGGATTCGAACGAATACAAGTGGGAAATAAAAGGGAATGATAAAATGGCCATGAACGAAAGGGGGACAGGGGGGTTTtcccagagaggagggagagccccCGGACAACCTGGCTTGTCTGGCCAGAGACTCACGCTGAGCCAAGAGCCAAGAGGTGGAATAATGCGGAGAAGATTAATTTACTCACGCTGGGCGTAGAAGATAAATTGAAGCAAGTGCCTTAATGCGCGCTTTAAAAATTGAAACGTGTCTTCGAGGTTTGCGGACGgagtgaataataataataatgcattacatttatatagcgcttttcaaacactcaaagacgatttacagggattactagaacatagagaagaaaataaatagataaataagtaaacgaatatAATATAATAGTATATTATAACAAGTTGTCCGCGGAAACCTAACTTCTGTTTCATAGACTTGTGAAAAGAATATGGGAAGCAATAGTAGTCGATCGGAGAAATCTGATCCTACTGATAGAGGGAGGCTTGAGGAAAAGAAACAGGTCGTCCAGGAGGGAAAGGTGCAGATAAGAGAGAACATTGCCAAGGTGATTTAAAAAAGACCATAAGACACCGGGAAAAGGTCGGAGATCCCATTGTTCCACCGGGATTGCCAGCAGATCTGGTAATAAAAAACAACGGAGATGACCAATGTGTGGTAATTTTTTGTGGTAATCCAGCTGATCGGTCAAATGGAGATTGGCCGGATGGGGGAAGCTTTCAGCTATCTCTGTCCTACTCATTTCTAAAAAAGAAATGGATTGGCGAGATGGGAACACAATTAATATTTGCAGTGGCAGTGTTATTAGTTATATTTGGAGTGCTGGGTATACCTTTAAAATTGATAGAAATAATAAGGAaatgggtggggatggagagaagaCACCAGCCCCTGGAGGAGGGAAAATGTGTTAAGCAGAAAGAGGGAAATGAGGGACCTGTGCCTATAATACCAAAGGAAGTGGCAGCAATATATCCCCGACTCCCTGTGGAGAAGGCACCCCCAGTAGAGGATGAATTTGATGATCTGTTGATGATGGCGACTGCATTTCGCCCGCGACAACCTCCGTATAACCCGGCGTGTATAGAAGGAGAACAGGCCGCTGCCCCGTCAGGTGCTGAGGCTCTGTTTCTACCTTTGGGGTCTCGTGTGGATCAGTCCATCAGTAAAGGAGCCATAGCTCCTCCGACAAGTCTGTCAGAAGCAGATAGTACCTCTGAGAGGGACCTGATACACGATCTTGGAGATATCAAAAATATATCATGAAGGATGAGCAAACAAAGCTCCAGATGATGAATGTTGAGGAAGAGTCTAAGTCCGAGTCACTGATGTAGtcgtcccctaccccccccccccccccccgtactatGATAGGAGAAGTCCCCGTGTTGAAACCCTGGACCCCAGCTGAAGTTAGAGCCATGGTTGCCAAAGCTCCAGATCCCTTAAATtgaaaaggggcgtggctgtgttctgcagctgcggctcaccggcagtctctctgtcttttttttgtttttttgtctgtcatcgtttaatgtacgttttgttttatttttaactctgtgtatgtggggggtggtgggggggtaggggaaaaccttttttcaaatctcctcctcaacggagatgcgacctttaccgtgtcgtatctccgttcgcgctacggcctaacatcgtggagtcggcggcctccagctgggatcgaccttgaagactccggtcgcagggcctggacttaccatctcggaggcttcggccgtgggccctgcagaccgcaacatcgggagctcgcaggtccctggctggcgaacgGCTTTTGGgaactccagccgtagcagcttcaaccgtcccgaagtgcgaggtatgatcgacccgcccgcgggcccttcatcgccctgcgtggctcggccctgggactttccatcgcccggtgggggctcaggactttcatcggcctgctcggctcggccctgggactttccatcacccggtgggggcttcaaaaagttgggagcctcgatcacctcgtggcaccacgggagaagaatgaggaggagataagactttgccttccatcacagtgagggtatgcctagagcaatcactgtgatggctgtttgtgtaaaaattgtatctgtgtgtcctgtgctttttggtgtctactgccggaccctgacgtgagaggtcgctggcgttgtttattcgccgcttttccgttaggatagtttgtctgtttgtttttatgttgattgtttttgtaaagcgctttgagcacccgataaggcgctatataaaataaatgaattattattattattattaagaaagcCCAATGTATTTCTTAATTGGTTAATCTAGAATGGCAAAATAAGCCATGGGATAATGTGATAACAGCGCTTGTGAACATGGAGAGGGAATGGCTGTTTGCTCAAGCGAGAGAGCCGAAACCAAACCATCGGGCCAGTATTACACGGGGAaagggggctggggaagaggaaaaaGTTGTCGAGGTAGGGGCCGAGGAAGGGGACAATGGCAAATAAAAGATATAACACGAGGCAGATGCTGGAGATGTGCTAAAATGGGGCATTGGGCTCGAGATTGCAGACGTTCCCCACAGCAATAGGGAAGGGATCCAGGCCCTGCCCCCTTCTCATTCAGTAACCCCTTCCTATCCGGTAATCCTAATCCATCACCACAGGGATGCCGCAGAGGTAAGGCGGTACAGGCGGCTGTGATCAGATTGTCTAAATCAGAAGAAGAACCCAAAGCTGCAGGCAAGATAGTTGACTGCCATTTAGACCTACTGGTCGATACCGGAGACACTATGTCCTctgtgcccccacccccccctcccctccgtggacATCCCCGTCAGTAATTCAAATAGTAATACTATTGGGGTTGCCGGTGTCCCCATGATAGAACCATTATCAGAACCCACTCGTGTGCAGGTAAATGGCAAGCCTCTTACTGACACTTTTATAATCTCTAGAACAGCGCCACTCCCGTTACTGGGAAGACAAGTTCTGCAAACTGGGAGCAGTCTTACACTGTACTGCAGTCGGCATGTTTATGGAACCCCCTCAAATGCACACACATCAATTGCTAAATTTAATTAAGGAGGAAGAACAAGGGTAAAAGATGCCCATCCGATATTGTTGCCAATTGAGTAGCAATCTGTACAGTCAATTGGTTAATCAAATCCGTTGTGCTCTGCAAAGAGTGCAGGATTTAAAAGGCCGGTATTTACAGTATCTTGTCGAAACCAGCCAAGAACATAAGCGAAcacattgcactgcattataCACGCGCCTCCCTAATGCCGGGTACCAGGAAATAGTCTCCCCCTGGTTGAATAACATCGAACAATTAGCGGTCACCCCTTATTTGTTTTTTGGGGTCCCGGGATTAGTAATAATGGTCCACCTCTCTAAAAACCAAAGGGATCGATTGGAGATGGGAGACACTTCTGagtcacacctgacctccagcaacagggaaggaaataggagaaattatttttaaaaaggctgaaggacaaacagtcaattcatgttttaaagttacCAATGGCAAAAGGAGAGGTCCTGATTGACTTCTTTAATGACACAGAAGGAAAGATCACATGGGTCAGAAAGGAATGGGAcactatttttgaaaagcaacagCCGCTTACTGAGGATCCGTCAAGGTTGCCAATGGCTCTGGTCCAAGTACCCTCTGAACTATGGGCAAAGCATAAGAATCATGTGGGGCGAGTGCGTTCAGCCCCTGAACATAAAGTGACTTTAAaaaagggtatcacaaaatgctggagtaactcagcgggtcaggcagcatctcaggagagaaggaataggtgacatttcgggttgagatccttcttcagattcatgtctggggagggggcggggcaaagaaagggtgtagttggaggcaggaagacagcgggaaagctgggaaggggaggggaaagagagggacagaggagctatctaaagttagagaaatcaatgttcataccgctttaAAAAGCGTGCTGCCTTGCCATGTTTAAAACAGTAtcgactgaccccggagactgaagaagggatagCTAtagtcatcatttatttattacaACAAGAAGTATTAATGAAAACGCAAAGTCCGTGTAATACTTCCATTCTGCCAACCGAGGCCTGAGAACTACTAGCACAATGGTGATCCCGATTGCTCCTTTAGTGCCTGATACCAATATTATTCTGCCATCTATACCGGCGGAAGCCGACACCTTTACAGTAATTGGCCTATGTTCAGTctttttctccatacccctgcATAAAGACAACTAGTTCCTGTTTGCTTTTACCTACAAAGATCAACAATACACCTGGACTAGGCTACACCAGGGGTATACAGAAAGCCTGGCCGTATATGGAGCAGCGGTGAAAAATAGTCTTGAGGAATGTCAATTAGCAGCAAGGTCTACTTTGATCCAGTATGTCAATTACCTTTTGGTAGCCTCTGTGACAGGTCCTGATTGTAAAGAAGCCTCAATTAAATTGCTGCAACATTTAGCAGAAAGAGGGCATAAATTATCCCAGGAAAAATTACAGTTCTGTCAGCCTAGAGAACAGTATCTGGGATTCCAGCTGCAGGAAGGCAGAAGGAGACTTGGAAAAGACAGAATAAAGGCAATAGAGAACGTCCCGGTCCTGAAGACAAAGAAGGACATTCTCTCCTTCTTTGGCATGGTGGGTTACTGCAGACAATGGATCCATGACTACAGGGAACTAGATGCAGCATTACGTTCAGCCACCTTGCAGACTGAGCCCTCCAGAGTAGTATGGACTGCAGAAAGAGACCAGACGTTTAGAAATCTAAAGAACGCTATGGTTTACTATCTATCTAATCTAAAGAACGCTATGGCCCTGGGATTGCCAAATTATAAAAAGCCCTTTCAACTTTATGTAAATGAATCAAAGTGGTTTGCGACTGGAGTCCTGATTCAAGAACAC
The window above is part of the Rhinoraja longicauda isolate Sanriku21f chromosome 43, sRhiLon1.1, whole genome shotgun sequence genome. Proteins encoded here:
- the LOC144612130 gene encoding uncharacterized protein LOC144612130, translating into MAAADLMVLIIDVIIRSIFVMYFPLSFFTITPVCSINWALAFAATTISLWFTVGFTFDRFVAICCQKLKTKYCTERTASVVIGTVIALSCLINVPWYFTFESAYISDNKPRGCAWTKSFLTSPPWTSFEFFYLIVTPCLPFVFLLLVNSLTARYILVSGRVRRLLRGRNSGENGKDPEMENRRKSIVLLFSISGSSIALWSTVVVYAVSERALGAEYFADSDLPTISLMLQVLSTCTNTCIYVLTQRNFREELKNVVKYPVNFIVKLIISLKH